One genomic window of Cannabis sativa cultivar Pink pepper isolate KNU-18-1 chromosome 2, ASM2916894v1, whole genome shotgun sequence includes the following:
- the LOC115720900 gene encoding transcription factor RF2b, with the protein MQDPQSDSSTPNPIFPKSSSATTSPSTHNNNNGVFTFKNSLAPLPAFPATPSSTTTMQPNLNPNHNSGGGGHRRAHSEVTFRMPEDMMDLSSSDPFNAGGSSTASFEEIGSEDDLFSTYIDVEKLGGNATGGNCADQSSGGGAEVKAEGNNGGEGEKNWSGRPRHRHSSSVDGSSTSTSVFGEIMDAKKAMPPDKLAELWTIDPKRAKRILANRQSAARSKERKARYIQELERKVQTLQTEATTLSAQLTLFQRDTTGLSTENTELKLRLQAMEQQAQLRDALNEALKKEVERLKIATGEMINHSESFNMGMHQMSYNSSNYFSVPQQARHSSHQNMQLPFSHAQATMSAHHLQQSNSHNNTSEFLQNDPVGRLQGLDISNKGSSIVKSEGPSLSASESSATL; encoded by the exons ATGCAAGATCCACAATCCGACTCCTCAACCCCAAACCCCATTTTCCCCAAATCTTCTTCTGCTACTACTTCTCCTTCTACCCATAACAACAACAATGGCGTTTTTACCTTCAAAAATAGCTTAGCACCGTTACCGGCATTCCCCGCCACACCCTCCTCCACAACCACAATGCAACCTAATCTTAACCCCAATCACAATTCCGGTGGAGGAGGACATAGGAGGGCTCACTCGGAAGTCACTTTTCGGATGCCGGAGGATATGATGGATCTGTCGTCGTCTGATCCGTTCAACGCCGGTGGATCGTCAACGGCTAGTTTTGAGGAGATCGGGTCCGAGGACGACCTTTTTTCCACCTACATTGACGTTGAAAAGCTTGGCGGGAATGCTACCGGAGGAAACTGTGCAGATCAGAGCAGTGGTGGTGGTGCCGAGGTTAAAGCGGAAGGTAATAATGGTGGTGAGGGAGAGAAGAATTGGAGTGGGAGACCAAGGCATCGGCATAGCAGCTCGGTTGATGGGTCTTCGACGTCGACTAGTGTGTTTGGGGAGATTATGGATGCCAAGAAGGCTATGCCGCCTGATAAGCTAGCTGAACTTTGGACGATAGATCCCAAGCGTGCCAAAAG GATACTGGCTAATCGGCAGTCTGCTGCTCGCTCAAAGGAGAGGAAAGCCCGGTATATACAAGAACTCGAGCGCAAAGTTCAGACTCTTCAAACAGAAGCTACAACTCTATCTGCCCAACTCACACTCTTCCAG AGGGACACTACAGGTCTGAGTACAGAAAACACAGAGCTTAAGCTTCGCTTACAAGCTATGGAGCAACAGGCTCAGTTACGTGACG CTTTGAATGAAGCACTTAAGAAGGAAGTTGAGAGGCTAAAGATTGCTACAGGAGAGATGATTAACCATTCTGAGTCATTTAACATGGGAATGCACCAGATGTCCTATAATTCCTCAAATTATTTTTCTGTTCCACAACAAGCCAGACATTCTAGCCACCAAAACATGCAGTTGCCGTTTAGTCATGCCCAGGCTACCATGTCAGCTCACCATCTTCAACAATCAAATTCTCATAATAATACCTCCGAATTTTTGCAGAATGATCCTGTTGGTCGGTTACAGGGACTTGACATCAGTAACAAAGGTTCATCTATTGTGAAGTCTGAAGGTCCCTCACTCTCTGCAAGTGAAAGTAGCGCCACATTATGA